Proteins encoded in a region of the Mucilaginibacter sabulilitoris genome:
- a CDS encoding CehA/McbA family metallohydrolase domain-containing protein → MKKVLLLLFLALSTIATRAQNNLKVYYGLLHAHTLLSDGSGTPEEAYAMAKANGLDFFAITEHNHAKAEDSGDERKDGVLIATDPRLYNGQNNVTITRKWTENGQQQTETISVRPLVKAAAAATTQTFLAIYGQEFSTISSGNHVNVFGLPEVLTVRNGNFKGFFDLLRQYESNGLNAVVQLNHPDVHTDLFYKGDDNSVKRNMYNDYGIDAGDLGPDFGNWVKTQSRYTHLIEVLTGPALSKVYRAYKPLEDEYFFYLKQGLRISPTAGQDNHYKTWGSITDARTGVLSESLSEKDILNAFRNNRTFATEDKNLKVILQLNDATMGSAINATVESELKFKVSISDSDEPNATYDLQVVGGAIKPELSTTATDWKAEDGILLTKNNIGGGDVSLTGLFAAAEPSFYYIRVTQNSGQKKDRAWTAPVWVNLNGTAANVTLATPAVVPALFYWTSSISSKVYHKKGCHSIDLIKLENLQSGDIPPAGRTLHNCVIGESDEQEP, encoded by the coding sequence ATGAAAAAAGTCCTCCTGCTTTTATTTTTGGCGCTAAGCACCATCGCCACACGCGCGCAAAACAATCTGAAGGTCTATTATGGCCTGCTCCATGCACACACCTTATTATCAGATGGATCCGGAACGCCGGAAGAAGCCTACGCGATGGCAAAAGCCAATGGCCTTGACTTTTTCGCTATAACTGAGCACAACCATGCAAAAGCTGAAGATAGTGGCGACGAGCGTAAAGATGGTGTACTTATTGCCACTGACCCCAGGCTTTACAATGGCCAAAACAATGTTACGATTACCCGCAAATGGACAGAAAACGGCCAGCAGCAAACAGAAACCATCAGTGTAAGACCCTTAGTAAAAGCGGCCGCTGCGGCTACTACGCAAACTTTCCTGGCAATTTATGGTCAGGAATTTTCAACCATCTCCAGTGGCAATCATGTAAATGTTTTCGGATTGCCGGAAGTGCTCACCGTGCGTAATGGAAATTTCAAAGGTTTTTTTGACTTGCTTCGCCAATATGAAAGCAACGGATTAAATGCTGTAGTGCAATTAAATCACCCCGATGTGCACACGGATCTGTTTTATAAGGGCGATGATAACTCGGTTAAAAGAAACATGTACAATGATTATGGCATAGATGCCGGAGATCTCGGGCCGGACTTCGGCAACTGGGTAAAAACACAATCACGGTACACCCACCTGATCGAAGTGCTGACCGGACCGGCTTTATCAAAGGTTTACAGGGCCTATAAACCGTTAGAAGACGAATATTTCTTTTATTTGAAACAAGGCCTGCGTATTTCACCTACGGCAGGACAGGATAACCATTACAAGACCTGGGGAAGCATTACCGATGCCCGGACCGGTGTACTAAGCGAATCCCTGTCCGAAAAAGATATTCTCAATGCTTTCCGTAACAACCGCACATTCGCGACAGAAGATAAAAATCTCAAAGTAATCCTCCAGCTGAACGATGCTACTATGGGTTCTGCCATCAACGCAACAGTTGAAAGCGAACTTAAATTTAAGGTGTCAATCAGCGACAGTGATGAGCCAAATGCTACTTATGATCTGCAGGTTGTCGGTGGTGCCATAAAACCGGAACTGAGCACTACGGCTACCGATTGGAAGGCCGAAGACGGCATACTCCTGACAAAAAACAACATCGGCGGCGGTGATGTATCATTGACCGGCCTGTTTGCTGCTGCTGAACCATCATTTTATTATATCAGGGTTACTCAAAATTCCGGGCAAAAAAAGGATCGCGCCTGGACCGCGCCGGTTTGGGTAAATTTAAACGGCACAGCCGCAAATGTTACACTGGCCACGCCGGCCGTAGTACCAGCCCTATTTTACTGGACTTCATCAATCTCCTCGAAAGTTTACCATAAAAAAGGTTGCCATTCCATTGACCTGATCAAACTGGAGAATTTGCAATCGGGCGATATCCCGCCTGCGGGACGCACACTGCATAACTGTGTGATTGGGGAAAGTGACGAGCAGGAACCTTAA
- a CDS encoding carboxymuconolactone decarboxylase family protein, producing MPRTKALKPEEVPADSKPTLDTFTKILGFTPNMLATFAQSPIAFNTWATMRNSLNKTLDLKTREIIALAVSEVNGCNYCLGSHSYAANMAKLPADEIILARKGHATDPKRDAAVQFARKVIETHGQVSDSDLKAVRDAGYTDANLMEIIALVIMFSLTNFFNNVFDPDKDYPEVPLAGTI from the coding sequence ATGCCAAGAACAAAAGCACTAAAGCCGGAAGAAGTACCGGCCGATTCAAAACCAACCCTGGATACGTTCACAAAGATCTTGGGATTTACGCCAAATATGTTGGCGACCTTCGCGCAGAGCCCAATTGCGTTCAACACGTGGGCAACGATGCGCAACTCCTTGAACAAAACGCTTGATCTGAAGACACGTGAGATCATTGCCCTGGCTGTATCCGAGGTGAATGGATGCAACTATTGTCTGGGTAGTCATAGCTATGCGGCTAACATGGCCAAGCTTCCGGCAGATGAGATCATTCTCGCTCGAAAGGGACATGCAACTGACCCGAAGCGGGACGCAGCAGTCCAGTTTGCACGCAAAGTCATCGAGACTCACGGCCAGGTTAGTGATTCCGATCTGAAAGCAGTTCGTGATGCAGGCTACACCGATGCAAACCTCATGGAGATCATCGCACTGGTAATCATGTTCTCGCTCACGAACTTTTTCAATAACGTGTTCGATCCGGACAAAGATTATCCAGAAGTTCCATTGGCAGGTACGATCTGA
- a CDS encoding DUF4249 domain-containing protein, whose translation MKPLQKIIILTVGLSVGLFVTGCEKAINVPLKTASPRLVIDASIDWVKNTAGNEQKIVLSTTTGYYSSDFPSVSGAVITVTNPSNTVFNFVETPGTGQYVCHNFLPVIGQTYNLKIVLNGETYTASETFTPVPKIEDNIEQNDKGGEMGDEIEITFYYKDNANQANSYLNSIRQPHSPFPELEVEDDEHTNGNLMLESYSHEKLKAGDQVDFKLYGISKSYYNYMFKLILATGNDGNPFPSTPSAVRGNIINQTNSKNYAFGYFRLAEMDTKSYTIK comes from the coding sequence GACTATCCGTTGGACTGTTTGTGACAGGATGCGAGAAAGCTATTAATGTGCCTCTTAAGACAGCATCGCCAAGATTGGTTATTGATGCGTCTATAGATTGGGTTAAAAATACAGCCGGCAATGAACAAAAGATCGTATTATCGACCACAACAGGTTATTACAGTTCCGATTTTCCGAGCGTTTCAGGTGCAGTAATTACGGTAACAAACCCGTCTAACACGGTTTTTAATTTTGTAGAAACTCCCGGAACCGGGCAATATGTTTGTCACAATTTCCTTCCTGTCATCGGTCAGACTTACAACTTAAAAATTGTATTAAACGGGGAAACCTATACGGCATCAGAAACATTTACCCCTGTTCCAAAAATTGAAGATAATATTGAGCAGAACGACAAAGGGGGTGAAATGGGTGATGAAATCGAAATAACATTTTACTATAAGGATAATGCAAATCAGGCAAATTCTTATCTAAACAGTATTAGACAGCCGCACTCGCCGTTTCCTGAGCTTGAAGTTGAAGATGATGAACACACTAATGGTAATTTAATGCTGGAGTCCTATTCGCATGAAAAGTTAAAAGCTGGAGACCAGGTAGACTTCAAACTCTACGGAATTTCAAAAAGCTACTACAATTACATGTTCAAATTAATATTGGCTACTGGCAATGATGGCAACCCTTTCCCTTCAACACCAAGTGCTGTGCGCGGTAATATTATTAATCAGACCAATAGCAAAAATTACGCTTTTGGCTATTTCAGGCTGGCAGAAATGGATACTAAAAGCTATACGATTAAATAA
- a CDS encoding SH3 domain-containing protein, translating to MLPAVSYSEVHNITSADIAQLTDTDSKAFVNELTEKASKASYVRWFGVLPLVLFLLIMVITTFSSRRVILQPATDSIFAKVNFYPGVNIRKEANAKSLVLKTAVTNERFQLLDSTQSKWLKVGFNDSIGYVARRFAAIEHIHHEQVESEEPYLSNAYAPYEFAGGTLLFIVLIRKLKKVDKRRFEMALHYEMDEQFRQVYRQFNAHFTDFAGSARIWQYVNARQTNDYKRTGGAGKLINRVALRGISANQAPLSYFSTNITIPCIKLSNLEFYFLPERLLVKRGKTFAAIFYKNLRIDGFTTRFIEDESVPRDAKIIDQTWRYVNKHGGPDRRFNNNRQIPVCAYSEYTLTSDSGIYEVITTSKQGAMDAFAGFLGQIGKLQTRMAIS from the coding sequence ATGTTACCTGCTGTCTCCTATTCAGAAGTGCATAACATTACTTCCGCAGACATTGCCCAATTAACAGACACGGATTCAAAGGCATTCGTGAATGAATTGACGGAAAAGGCAAGTAAAGCCTCTTATGTAAGATGGTTTGGCGTACTACCGCTAGTTTTATTCCTGCTGATCATGGTGATCACAACTTTTAGCAGCCGCAGAGTGATTCTCCAACCGGCTACCGACAGTATTTTTGCAAAAGTGAACTTTTATCCCGGCGTCAACATTCGAAAGGAAGCAAATGCGAAATCCCTGGTATTGAAAACAGCTGTCACCAACGAAAGATTTCAACTGCTTGATTCAACACAAAGCAAATGGTTAAAAGTTGGATTCAACGATTCGATAGGTTATGTTGCACGTCGTTTTGCAGCTATTGAACATATCCATCATGAACAGGTCGAAAGCGAAGAGCCTTACCTTTCCAATGCTTATGCACCTTACGAATTCGCCGGCGGCACACTTCTTTTCATCGTCCTTATAAGGAAACTAAAAAAGGTCGACAAGAGGCGGTTCGAAATGGCTTTGCATTATGAAATGGATGAACAATTCAGGCAGGTTTACCGGCAATTCAATGCGCATTTCACGGACTTTGCCGGTTCAGCAAGGATCTGGCAGTATGTCAATGCACGACAGACCAATGATTATAAACGAACAGGCGGAGCAGGTAAACTTATCAACAGGGTAGCGCTAAGAGGTATTTCCGCAAATCAAGCCCCACTATCCTACTTCTCCACTAATATAACAATACCTTGCATAAAGCTAAGTAATCTGGAATTTTACTTCCTGCCGGAACGGTTACTGGTGAAACGTGGAAAAACCTTCGCAGCAATATTTTACAAGAATCTGCGAATCGATGGTTTTACAACCCGCTTTATTGAAGATGAAAGCGTACCACGCGATGCGAAAATAATAGATCAGACCTGGCGCTACGTGAATAAACACGGAGGGCCGGACCGCCGGTTCAACAACAATCGCCAAATCCCGGTTTGCGCCTATTCTGAATATACATTAACATCGGATTCCGGTATTTATGAAGTCATTACGACGTCTAAACAAGGGGCAATGGATGCGTTCGCCGGATTTCTCGGACAAATAGGCAAATTACAGACCAGGATGGCGATATCCTAA
- a CDS encoding NADP-dependent oxidoreductase translates to MMKAIVVTDQNAGLAGMKLVNLPEPPAAINDVIVQVYAASITGDELSWPSTWTDRADRDRTPTIPGHELAGVVTALGYGTTGLSVGQRVFGLQDWYRNGSLAEYVAIEARNLAPLPDDIDFNEGNALVMPGLTAWQGLFQHGELKAGQRVLVHGAAGIVGSMAVQLAREFGAYVIGTGRAAHRETALDFGVNEFIDLDGDALENIDKVDLVFDVLGGDIAKRSLAVIRAGGKFVSITGWNEEQADGAQHIDFVVEADRSQLMEIAKRFREGRLKTNTGSVVTLDDAVATYNAMDRVKGKTIIRVRT, encoded by the coding sequence ATGATGAAAGCAATTGTTGTAACAGACCAAAATGCGGGATTAGCAGGAATGAAATTGGTTAACTTACCGGAGCCACCGGCAGCTATAAACGATGTCATTGTTCAGGTTTATGCGGCCAGTATTACCGGGGACGAGCTGTCGTGGCCGTCGACCTGGACCGATCGCGCCGATCGTGACCGGACGCCTACGATCCCAGGACACGAACTGGCGGGTGTGGTAACCGCGTTGGGCTATGGCACGACCGGGCTGTCGGTAGGACAGCGGGTGTTTGGCCTTCAGGATTGGTATCGCAATGGTTCGCTGGCCGAATACGTGGCCATTGAGGCGCGTAACCTTGCGCCATTACCGGATGATATTGACTTCAATGAGGGCAATGCGCTGGTGATGCCGGGCTTAACAGCCTGGCAGGGACTGTTCCAGCACGGTGAGCTTAAAGCCGGTCAAAGAGTCCTGGTACATGGCGCTGCAGGCATCGTTGGTTCGATGGCCGTTCAACTCGCACGCGAGTTTGGTGCTTATGTAATTGGTACCGGACGCGCCGCTCACCGCGAAACCGCACTTGATTTTGGTGTAAATGAGTTCATCGATTTGGATGGCGATGCATTAGAAAATATCGACAAGGTCGATTTAGTTTTTGATGTTCTTGGTGGTGATATAGCAAAGCGATCTTTAGCTGTAATTCGCGCCGGAGGGAAATTTGTATCCATTACCGGCTGGAATGAAGAACAAGCGGACGGAGCGCAGCATATCGACTTTGTTGTCGAAGCTGACCGGTCTCAATTGATGGAGATCGCAAAGAGGTTCCGTGAGGGGCGTTTGAAAACGAATACCGGGAGCGTTGTTACGCTCGATGATGCCGTCGCTACCTATAATGCAATGGATCGGGTTAAAGGCAAAACAATTATCCGCGTTCGTACATAA
- a CDS encoding S1/P1 nuclease: MKKLFIFCLIGTSIALISWGFKGHRAVAAIAQKHLTSNSAYVVSAYLKGESMADVSTWADENRNNTTAPWHFLNLPLGLTHEQFVKSVSESDNNVYSAILKTEANLKDKSLSGDQKNEALKYLIHLVGDAHQPMHVSRKEDKGGNTIQIRFDNKGTNLHSLWDSKLIDHEGLSETDIVRTYDAATAAQIKQWQSDSPMEWIWESYQISSELYAQVKSGQDIDEAYYQKSMPVIRKRINQAGIRLAGELNKLFNSVPVPTVISTAAATTTATLSVKLEDVKNAVGKTVSTQGKVYSSKDISSMVLVNLGAAYPNQLLTVALKGKAKDLGNQLDNKTITVEGEVIDYKGKPEIIVTDPAKIKF, encoded by the coding sequence ATGAAGAAGCTATTTATTTTTTGCCTGATCGGCACTTCAATCGCACTGATTTCCTGGGGTTTTAAAGGTCATCGTGCCGTAGCTGCCATTGCTCAAAAGCATCTGACCAGTAATTCCGCCTATGTTGTTTCAGCTTATCTCAAAGGTGAAAGTATGGCCGACGTATCCACCTGGGCCGATGAAAACCGCAATAACACGACTGCACCCTGGCATTTTTTGAACCTGCCTTTAGGATTAACACACGAACAATTTGTCAAATCGGTAAGTGAAAGCGATAATAATGTTTACAGCGCCATCCTGAAAACAGAAGCGAACCTGAAAGATAAAAGCCTGAGTGGGGACCAAAAAAACGAGGCTTTGAAATATCTGATTCATCTGGTGGGTGACGCACACCAGCCGATGCACGTCAGCCGCAAGGAAGATAAAGGCGGTAATACCATACAGATACGCTTTGACAATAAAGGTACCAATCTACACAGTCTTTGGGACAGCAAACTGATCGACCATGAAGGGTTGAGTGAAACTGATATTGTCAGGACTTACGATGCAGCGACCGCTGCGCAGATCAAACAATGGCAATCAGACAGCCCAATGGAATGGATCTGGGAAAGCTACCAGATCAGCAGTGAATTATATGCACAGGTAAAATCCGGCCAGGATATCGATGAAGCTTATTATCAGAAATCTATGCCTGTGATCCGTAAACGGATTAACCAGGCCGGTATCCGCTTAGCGGGGGAGCTTAACAAACTTTTCAATTCAGTCCCTGTACCGACAGTCATTTCCACTGCGGCAGCTACGACAACGGCAACGCTATCGGTCAAACTGGAAGATGTTAAAAACGCTGTCGGCAAAACCGTGAGCACGCAGGGAAAAGTTTACAGCAGCAAAGACATCAGCAGCATGGTACTGGTAAATTTAGGCGCTGCTTACCCCAACCAGCTACTGACCGTGGCGCTGAAAGGTAAAGCTAAAGATCTGGGCAACCAGTTGGATAACAAAACCATTACCGTAGAGGGCGAAGTGATTGATTATAAAGGTAAGCCTGAGATCATCGTAACAGATCCTGCAAAAATTAAATTCTAA
- a CDS encoding Crp/Fnr family transcriptional regulator — translation MNINKKQLLDYVQKFVSLADDEAEQFISCFKEVKVKKRQFIVQPNFTNKHRAFVIKGAFRTYAVTDEGQDHTLQFAIENWWVSDFNSYIYQHPATLFIVALEDSVILQIDYDKEQELKKTNHQFETFFRIMAEKGLAFEHRRILFNLMHDAETRYENFLLNYPNFVQRVPQYALASYLGMSTEFLSRIRNKRTRGKS, via the coding sequence ATGAATATAAACAAAAAACAGCTTTTAGATTATGTACAAAAATTTGTTTCATTAGCGGATGATGAAGCTGAACAATTCATCTCTTGCTTCAAAGAAGTCAAAGTAAAAAAAAGACAATTTATTGTACAGCCTAATTTTACGAATAAGCATAGAGCTTTTGTGATAAAAGGGGCTTTCAGAACTTACGCGGTTACAGATGAAGGGCAAGACCACACCCTTCAGTTTGCTATCGAAAATTGGTGGGTATCCGATTTCAACAGTTATATCTATCAGCATCCGGCGACCCTTTTCATCGTTGCATTAGAAGACAGTGTCATTTTGCAAATAGACTACGACAAAGAGCAAGAGTTAAAAAAGACAAATCATCAATTCGAGACTTTTTTTAGAATAATGGCTGAAAAAGGGCTTGCTTTTGAGCACCGTAGAATCCTTTTTAACTTAATGCATGATGCGGAAACACGCTACGAGAACTTTTTATTGAACTACCCTAACTTCGTTCAGCGCGTGCCTCAATACGCATTGGCTTCTTACCTCGGAATGTCAACTGAGTTCCTGTCAAGGATCAGGAATAAAAGAACCCGGGGAAAAAGTTGA
- a CDS encoding sulfite exporter TauE/SafE family protein has product MIDYISSHIFIIALTFFIAGFVKGVAGMGLPTVAIAILSAIMSPVSAASLLIIPSFVTNCWQLFTGSNFLALIRRLWVMMLGILVGTLAGTWLLTSANTIYASVGLGSALIVYAVHGLFAKPLSVPARLERLLSPVIGLTTGLINGGTGIFTLPAVPYIQALGLSKDDLIQALGLSFTVSTIALAMGLARGGAFHLGNITLSALAIIPALLGMWVGTRVRERISLTTFRRWFFILIAILGLELAIHPFFH; this is encoded by the coding sequence ATGATTGATTATATTTCGTCTCATATTTTTATTATCGCGTTGACGTTTTTCATAGCCGGGTTCGTCAAGGGCGTAGCCGGGATGGGTCTTCCGACTGTTGCTATAGCTATTTTGAGTGCCATCATGTCGCCGGTTAGCGCAGCTTCGCTGTTAATTATTCCATCTTTTGTTACGAATTGTTGGCAGCTCTTTACAGGGTCAAATTTCCTGGCCCTGATAAGAAGGCTTTGGGTGATGATGCTCGGCATCTTGGTTGGCACACTCGCCGGCACGTGGCTTTTGACGAGCGCAAACACGATTTACGCGAGTGTTGGTTTGGGCAGTGCGCTCATTGTTTATGCGGTGCACGGCCTTTTTGCGAAACCATTGTCCGTTCCTGCGCGCTTAGAGCGTTTACTATCGCCTGTTATTGGGTTAACAACCGGGTTGATCAACGGTGGAACGGGCATTTTTACACTTCCCGCCGTTCCGTATATTCAGGCCCTCGGGCTTTCTAAGGATGATTTGATACAGGCACTGGGATTGTCTTTCACGGTTTCAACCATTGCGCTTGCGATGGGGTTGGCTCGTGGGGGCGCATTTCATCTTGGAAATATTACATTGTCGGCACTCGCGATCATTCCTGCGTTGCTGGGTATGTGGGTAGGAACAAGGGTTCGTGAGCGTATAAGCCTGACAACGTTTCGGCGCTGGTTTTTTATCTTAATCGCAATCCTTGGTCTCGAACTCGCAATTCATCCTTTTTTCCATTGA